The following coding sequences lie in one Bicyclus anynana chromosome 21, ilBicAnyn1.1, whole genome shotgun sequence genomic window:
- the LOC112044277 gene encoding uncharacterized protein LOC112044277 isoform X1, whose amino-acid sequence MVSWFRDTVIIFFCLSVFVSSMSTGVNKDVIGFPEYEENPLLVNKQNRMPVYLPAKCPENELYYPGDQTDDWICDCRPGFLFHPDTDKCWLAYQQGPCPEEQYLTLPKDSMIPVCVPNPCKTYSMVPWKGQCEKLGSSVCGDTFPAKVLWVNATTSTIDCVKIHINNRFSIDLEIEVTTTCPLGCRRHLHNESPSPKPKAIVKMVVSESPIRKFTSCVQAFVYRIINYLY is encoded by the exons tgTTTTTGTGAGTTCAATGAGTACTGGTGTCAATAAGGATGTCATAGGTTTTCCGGAGTACGAAGAGAATCCACTGTTAGTAAATAAACAG aaTCGCATGCCCGTATATTTACCGGCAAAGTGTCCAGAGAACGAGCTCTATTATCCCGGAGATCAAACCGACGACTGGATTTGCGATTGTCGCCCCG gaTTCCTCTTTCACCCGGACACGGACAAATGTTGGCTGGCTTACCAACAGGGTCCGTGTCCCGAAGAACAGTATTTAACTTTGCCCAAAGACTCCATGATACCGGTGTGCGTGCCGAATCCGTGCAAAACGTACTCAATGGTTCCGTGGAAGGGACAATGTGAGAAGTTGGGCTCAAGCGTCTGCGGCGACACGTTCCCTGCCAAAGTCCTATGGGTGAATGCAACGACGTCCACCATTGATTGCGTGAAAATCCACATAAACAACAGATTTTCTATTGATTTGGAGATAGAAGTCACTACAACTTGCCCGCTTGGATGTAGACGGCATCTGCACAACGAAT CCCCATCCCCTAAGCCTAAAGCGATCGTGAAAATGGTCGTATCGGAATCGCCAATAAGAAAATTTACATCGTGCGTTCAAGCTTTTGTATATAggataattaattatctatattga
- the LOC112044277 gene encoding uncharacterized protein LOC112044277 isoform X2 — protein sequence MVSWFRDTVIIFFCLSVFVSSMSTGVNKDVIGFPEYEENPLLVNKQNRMPVYLPAKCPENELYYPGDQTDDWICDCRPGFLFHPDTDKCWLAYQQGPCPEEQYLTLPKDSMIPVCVPNPCKTYSMVPWKGQCEKLGSSVCGDTFPAKVLWVNATTSTIDCVKIHINNRFSIDLEIEVTTTCPLGCRRHLHNECTPEIVV from the exons tgTTTTTGTGAGTTCAATGAGTACTGGTGTCAATAAGGATGTCATAGGTTTTCCGGAGTACGAAGAGAATCCACTGTTAGTAAATAAACAG aaTCGCATGCCCGTATATTTACCGGCAAAGTGTCCAGAGAACGAGCTCTATTATCCCGGAGATCAAACCGACGACTGGATTTGCGATTGTCGCCCCG gaTTCCTCTTTCACCCGGACACGGACAAATGTTGGCTGGCTTACCAACAGGGTCCGTGTCCCGAAGAACAGTATTTAACTTTGCCCAAAGACTCCATGATACCGGTGTGCGTGCCGAATCCGTGCAAAACGTACTCAATGGTTCCGTGGAAGGGACAATGTGAGAAGTTGGGCTCAAGCGTCTGCGGCGACACGTTCCCTGCCAAAGTCCTATGGGTGAATGCAACGACGTCCACCATTGATTGCGTGAAAATCCACATAAACAACAGATTTTCTATTGATTTGGAGATAGAAGTCACTACAACTTGCCCGCTTGGATGTAGACGGCATCTGCACAACGAATGTACGCCCGAAATTGTAGtataa